One window from the genome of Tolypothrix sp. NIES-4075 encodes:
- a CDS encoding two-partner secretion domain-containing protein gives MVHNWKRLGLGVLLAFGYAIATATKCAAQSITLDGTLGPARTLSGPNYTIRQADGLPVGNNLFQSFGRFNLNANESANFQSTANIRNILSRVTGGSTSFIDGRIFTQSRNVNLFFINPNGIIFGPNASLNVGSATRGSFIATTANALFWANGSQFSATNPGNATSLLTIVGDPSGFLSTLTPPPINVSGSTLANRSSFFSNPYNGQSLLLVGGDVKVDNATLQAPGGRIELGGLAEPGTIGLTTNGNILSLNFPENLARASVSLTNGSNVSVASGGGGSIAVNASDIDILGGSNLRAGIRPLAGTDNAQAGDVNLNATGTLRIENSSVYNVAFGRGNGGNLRVDTGKLIITDGVLTTATLSQGRAGDVIVNASDSMELTNSLTSNDRVPIVIPVELFDSSSAFTINVPIGLFSASIDARNLPNLSAFLPIAGGDAGNLTINTGRLIVSNGAVVSAGTTTAGRAGNLSVNAKDFIELSGTSANDAPSGFEFLSEADIVTSGLRNGTSGSGSGGNLTIETGRLIVRDGAVVGTSTSGRSSAGILTVNAKESVELSGTSANGFPSLLASATRGAGNANSLTINTKRLRVSDGAIISAAAATGSGQGGELTINATEFVELIGTSTKRLSASVFQRVLGVPAAVVFGEDLLPSGVIAGTLSEGDARNLTINTGRLLIKDGAQASVSTVGSGNAGSLNVRADSVELTGTSQQSPNPNDIVGRSLLTTAVGEDSTGSGGNITVQTGLLTISDGAALTASTSGQGNAGSIKVPQANLVSVSDNGLISTAVNAQAQGQGGSIDINTNTLSVNQGGQITASTLGNGNAGTVKINARDASLDGVGTNGFSSGVFTSTGSQANGSGGAIAFQTNSFTLSNGAVVNAQTSNSQKGGNVTIEANTVDIKNGGQVITTTRSSGNAGDINLKVADGITISGSDRTFAERIAQFGDDIVTNQGADSGLFANTSRNSIAQGGNLIINTPSLQVKDGGIISVSSPQGQAGNLDITANTIRLNQGSLTAETAITGTTEGANIRLQDVDLLLMQNNSRISAQANGTARGGNITINAQKGFVIAPFGEDSDIIASASRGRGGNITINTQELFGFFEGRAIRGNGTNDIDASSEFNNPGTVDINTLDIDPRRGLLELPASVVEVSRLVASNCGAIAGKNGSSFTYTGRGGLPDSPDDPLTSDVVWSDTRLTNIRSLENISTSTSKPHKQTASGIAIVPATGWVFNNLGEVTLIASQSETANRIDTPTTCQSETEH, from the coding sequence ATGGTTCACAACTGGAAACGATTGGGGCTAGGAGTACTTTTGGCTTTTGGTTACGCGATCGCAACCGCAACCAAATGTGCCGCTCAAAGCATCACCTTAGATGGCACTCTCGGTCCTGCGCGAACCTTAAGCGGACCGAACTACACAATCCGCCAAGCAGATGGTCTACCTGTAGGTAATAATTTATTTCAAAGTTTCGGACGCTTCAACCTGAACGCAAATGAGAGTGCGAATTTTCAGAGTACAGCTAATATCCGCAATATTTTGTCTCGTGTTACAGGTGGTTCTACTTCCTTCATTGATGGTCGGATTTTCACCCAAAGTCGCAACGTCAATCTTTTCTTCATCAATCCCAATGGCATCATCTTTGGTCCAAATGCAAGCTTGAATGTGGGAAGTGCAACCAGAGGCTCTTTTATCGCTACAACTGCTAATGCGCTCTTTTGGGCAAATGGCAGCCAATTTAGTGCGACAAATCCCGGCAATGCAACTAGCTTGTTAACCATTGTCGGCGATCCCAGCGGATTTTTATCAACCTTGACACCACCACCAATAAATGTTTCTGGTAGTACGCTTGCCAATCGCAGTAGTTTTTTCAGCAATCCTTACAACGGTCAAAGTTTGCTGCTAGTGGGCGGTGACGTGAAAGTAGATAATGCAACATTACAAGCTCCTGGTGGGCGAATTGAGTTAGGAGGATTGGCAGAACCCGGTACAATTGGGCTGACTACCAACGGTAATATTCTCAGCTTGAACTTCCCAGAAAATTTAGCACGAGCTTCGGTCTCGCTTACCAATGGCTCAAACGTCAGTGTTGCCTCTGGTGGTGGCGGTAGTATTGCCGTTAACGCTTCTGATATAGATATTTTGGGAGGAAGTAACCTGCGTGCAGGTATCAGACCACTTGCAGGAACCGATAATGCTCAAGCAGGAGATGTCAACCTCAACGCTACAGGAACATTGCGAATCGAAAATAGCTCTGTTTACAACGTTGCTTTTGGTCGTGGAAATGGTGGCAACTTGCGCGTTGATACAGGAAAGTTGATTATTACTGATGGCGTATTAACGACTGCTACTCTTTCTCAGGGTCGTGCTGGGGATGTGATTGTGAACGCTTCTGACTCAATGGAACTAACTAACAGTCTTACATCGAATGACAGAGTTCCGATTGTGATTCCCGTCGAGTTGTTTGACTCTTCTTCAGCTTTTACGATTAATGTTCCTATTGGCTTATTTTCCGCTTCAATAGATGCCCGCAATCTTCCTAATCTTTCTGCTTTCCTCCCAATAGCTGGTGGAGATGCCGGAAATTTGACCATTAATACTGGGCGATTGATTGTCTCTAATGGAGCAGTGGTATCGGCAGGTACTACCACCGCAGGGCGTGCCGGAAATTTGAGCGTCAACGCAAAAGACTTTATAGAACTAAGTGGCACGTCAGCTAATGATGCTCCCTCAGGCTTTGAATTCCTTAGCGAAGCAGATATAGTTACCAGCGGATTGCGTAATGGAACTAGTGGTTCCGGATCTGGCGGCAACTTAACTATTGAAACGGGGCGGTTGATTGTCCGTGATGGGGCAGTGGTCGGAACGAGTACTAGTGGCAGATCGTCAGCAGGAATATTAACTGTGAATGCAAAGGAATCTGTAGAACTGAGTGGTACCTCAGCCAATGGTTTTCCTAGCTTATTGGCTAGTGCAACTAGAGGAGCCGGAAATGCTAATTCCTTGACTATCAATACTAAGCGGTTAAGGGTCAGCGATGGGGCAATCATATCGGCAGCAGCTGCTACTGGCTCCGGACAGGGAGGAGAATTGACTATAAATGCAACAGAATTCGTAGAACTGATTGGCACTTCAACAAAAAGGTTGTCTGCCTCTGTATTCCAAAGAGTACTTGGAGTTCCCGCAGCCGTAGTGTTTGGGGAGGATCTGCTTCCTAGCGGCGTGATTGCCGGGACTTTAAGTGAAGGAGATGCCAGAAACTTGACCATTAATACTGGACGTTTGTTAATCAAGGATGGGGCACAGGCATCAGTTTCTACAGTAGGTTCTGGAAATGCGGGTTCTTTAAATGTTCGCGCTGATTCTGTAGAATTGACTGGTACTTCACAACAAAGCCCGAATCCTAATGACATAGTTGGTCGGAGTTTGTTGACTACTGCTGTCGGTGAAGACTCTACAGGAAGCGGTGGCAATATAACAGTGCAAACCGGCTTGCTAACTATCTCCGACGGTGCTGCACTTACAGCTAGTACCAGCGGACAGGGAAACGCCGGCAGCATCAAAGTCCCTCAAGCTAACTTAGTTTCTGTCTCGGACAATGGCTTGATTTCTACCGCTGTCAACGCTCAAGCACAAGGACAAGGTGGCAGTATTGATATCAACACAAACACTTTGTCTGTAAATCAAGGTGGTCAAATCACTGCCAGCACTCTCGGAAATGGTAATGCAGGCACAGTTAAAATTAATGCCCGTGATGCATCTCTAGATGGGGTAGGGACGAATGGCTTCTCTAGTGGGGTGTTTACCAGCACTGGAAGTCAAGCAAATGGTTCAGGAGGAGCGATCGCTTTTCAAACAAATTCCTTTACTCTGTCAAATGGAGCAGTTGTCAATGCTCAAACCTCAAATTCTCAAAAAGGGGGAAATGTAACTATTGAGGCAAACACTGTTGATATCAAAAACGGCGGACAGGTAATTACCACTACCCGTAGCAGTGGAAATGCAGGCGACATTAATCTCAAAGTTGCTGATGGTATTACTATCAGTGGTAGCGATCGCACTTTTGCTGAACGAATTGCCCAATTTGGTGACGACATTGTTACCAATCAAGGTGCTGATAGTGGATTGTTTGCTAACACTTCCCGCAACTCAATCGCTCAAGGAGGTAACTTAATAATTAACACTCCTTCGTTGCAAGTTAAGGATGGTGGAATAATCTCAGTCAGCAGTCCCCAAGGACAAGCAGGTAATTTGGATATTACCGCAAACACTATTCGCCTCAATCAAGGAAGTTTGACTGCGGAAACCGCAATTACTGGTACTACTGAAGGGGCAAATATCCGGTTACAAGATGTAGATTTGTTATTAATGCAAAATAATAGCCGCATCAGCGCTCAAGCAAACGGCACAGCCAGAGGTGGTAATATCACCATTAATGCTCAGAAAGGTTTTGTAATTGCGCCTTTTGGAGAAGATAGTGATATAATAGCCAGTGCTTCTCGTGGTAGGGGCGGTAATATTACAATCAATACTCAAGAGCTTTTTGGCTTTTTTGAAGGTCGAGCCATTCGCGGAAATGGTACTAATGACATTGATGCCAGTTCTGAATTTAACAATCCAGGTACGGTAGATATTAACACGCTGGATATAGATCCGCGCCGTGGTTTGCTGGAATTGCCTGCAAGTGTAGTTGAAGTTTCCAGGCTGGTTGCTTCTAATTGTGGTGCGATCGCTGGCAAAAATGGTAGTAGCTTCACTTATACCGGACGTGGTGGTTTACCGGATAGCCCTGATGACCCGCTGACATCGGATGTAGTCTGGTCGGATACACGCTTAACCAATATCCGCAGCTTAGAGAATATCTCTACATCTACTTCAAAGCCTCATAAACAAACAGCATCGGGCATTGCGATCGTACCTGCCACTGGTTGGGTATTCAATAACTTGGGCGAAGTTACCCTGATTGCATCACAAAGCGAAACAGCCAACCGTATCGATACGCCTACTACCTGCCAAAGCGAAACTGAACATTAG
- a CDS encoding DUF928 domain-containing protein has protein sequence MKSLYKQRLWAKLLFVVFGLSFLIPFTSAEARITFKPPEGLQAPGRRIAGGSRAPQEKNCSSGQNPLTAVVPNSNIGLTTQANPTLFFYVPQTSATLELVLHDQDKEYKQTYKSSEKGGIVSIPFNKALEVNKVYRWSFSIVCNPKERSKDKFVEGAIKRIKTEPQLASKLATASPQESANLYAQAGIWQDSVASLAQSLSSNPNNGELKAEWQALLTSNSVDLSNLVSEALLPGQLKTLSYTTNQSN, from the coding sequence ATGAAATCTCTTTACAAACAAAGATTGTGGGCAAAACTGTTATTTGTAGTTTTCGGGTTGTCTTTCCTGATTCCTTTTACAAGCGCAGAAGCTCGAATAACATTTAAACCACCAGAAGGTCTACAAGCACCTGGTAGACGCATAGCAGGAGGATCGCGAGCTCCGCAAGAGAAAAATTGCTCTTCTGGGCAAAATCCTCTAACTGCTGTAGTCCCCAACTCTAACATAGGGTTAACAACACAAGCAAATCCAACTTTGTTTTTCTACGTTCCCCAAACTTCTGCAACATTAGAGCTTGTATTGCACGATCAAGATAAAGAATACAAGCAAACCTATAAATCAAGTGAAAAAGGTGGAATAGTCAGTATTCCCTTTAATAAGGCACTAGAAGTAAATAAAGTTTATCGTTGGTCGTTCTCAATAGTTTGCAACCCTAAAGAACGCTCCAAAGACAAGTTTGTCGAAGGTGCGATCAAGCGCATTAAAACAGAACCTCAACTAGCGAGCAAGTTAGCAACAGCAAGTCCTCAAGAGAGTGCCAATCTTTATGCACAAGCCGGCATTTGGCAAGATAGCGTTGCTAGTTTAGCGCAGTCGCTTTCCTCCAATCCCAATAATGGGGAATTAAAAGCGGAGTGGCAAGCATTGCTAACGTCAAACAGCGTAGATTTAAGTAACTTGGTCAGTGAAGCGTTGCTCCCAGGTCAGTTAAAAACCTTAAGTTATACAACCAATCAAAGCAATTAA
- a CDS encoding tetratricopeptide repeat protein: MKKKILGVAPLLTATPVVGQAIIQPAQATQVYENSFTKDFQGYENSPNSGEHSLSVILILVGVGLIFGSTVNSVYKALNAGKPSATTADSVPTLKKEHKIGASVGIASETKQSHTATYVEQARTFFKQGDTQGAIAQFNNAIRTRPYDAYLYTERANLRRKNLEDKNGALEDYTQAINLHPDNPLFYLWRSQLYYEIGDKLKAMTDYNTAIRLAPEGTMYHSFQTNRNSLRR; encoded by the coding sequence ATGAAGAAAAAAATCCTTGGCGTTGCACCACTGCTAACCGCCACTCCTGTGGTAGGTCAAGCTATAATTCAACCTGCACAAGCCACTCAGGTTTACGAAAATTCCTTCACCAAAGATTTTCAAGGCTATGAAAATAGTCCTAACAGCGGTGAGCATAGTCTGTCGGTAATTCTTATTTTAGTTGGAGTTGGCTTAATTTTTGGCTCCACCGTTAATTCAGTTTATAAAGCCCTGAATGCGGGCAAGCCATCTGCAACAACAGCAGATTCTGTGCCTACACTAAAAAAGGAGCATAAAATTGGGGCTTCAGTTGGTATTGCATCTGAAACTAAACAGAGCCATACTGCTACATACGTTGAACAAGCTCGTACCTTTTTTAAACAAGGAGACACTCAAGGAGCGATCGCTCAATTCAATAATGCAATTCGTACTCGTCCTTATGATGCTTATCTTTACACCGAACGGGCTAACTTGCGTCGCAAAAATCTAGAAGATAAAAATGGAGCACTTGAAGATTACACTCAAGCGATTAATCTTCATCCAGACAACCCGCTGTTTTACCTTTGGCGCAGTCAGCTTTATTATGAGATCGGTGATAAGTTAAAAGCAATGACTGATTATAACACAGCTATTCGTCTTGCTCCTGAAGGTACAATGTATCACTCTTTTCAAACAAACCGAAACTCATTAAGACGCTGA
- a CDS encoding two-partner secretion domain-containing protein, translating to MGRKQGCRLSWVVVLGLAGALNASANVQAQQVVPDTSLPVNSAVTVNGNNFTINGGTQAGRNLFHSFSEFSIPSNGSAFFNNAQTIQNIISRVTGSSVSNIDGILGANGTANLFFLNPNGIVFGPNASLNVGGSFVATTANAIQFGNVGFFSASNPNNPALLTVNPDALFFNQIAASNPNISTTATNLSVRDGRGLFLVGGNINIDSGRLNAFGGRVELGGLTEVGTVGLNLSGNNLSLSFPDAVKRGNVSLTNGAVVDVSGGNNGNIAINAGIVTVSGGANLIANTFGQGSAGSIAIAASDDISISGNNTALGSQVFPLAVGNGGTISLNAPIVRISDNAALIADSQGIGNGGNIAINAAKVTVSNGANLAANTFGQGSAGSIAIAASDDISISGNNTALGSQVFPLAVGNGGTISLNAPIVRISDNAALIADSQGIGNGGNIAINAGIVTVSDGATMTANTFAQRNAGSIAITATDDISINGNNTILGSSQSSRDATGNGGTINLNAPKVMIFGGANLIAHTFGQGNAGNIAIAASDDISINGNNTALSSQVFPDALGKGGTISLNAPIVTISDNAAIIADSQGRGNGSKIAINAGIVTVSDGANLAANTFGQGNAGSIAITATDDISINGNNTILGSSQSSRDATGNGGTINLNAPKVMIFGGANLIAHTFGQGNAGSIAIAASDDISINGNNTALSSQVFPDSVGNGGTISLNAPTVRISDNAAIIADSQGRGNGSKIAINAAKLTVSNGANLAANTFGQGNAGSIAITASDDISIDGGNTALGSQVFGDATGNGGTINLNAPKVTVSDGAALIANTSGQGNAGTITIDAANSLLIDGQGTGLGTQVLGNATGNGGTINLNAPKATVSDGATLIANTSGQGNAGTITIDAANLLIDGQGTGLGTQVLGNATGNGGTINLNAPNVTLSGDADIVANTEAKGNAGTIRIDAANLLIDGQGTGLGTQVLGDATGNGGTINLNAPKVTVSGGADIVANTEAQGNAGTIRIDAKQVFLDGQASDKQPHGIGSAVFESASGNGGQIVINTGSLNLTNNAQLIVSSIGQGTAGEIKIDSDSIRLDNQSGIRATTAFGNGGNISLRAKDLLLLRRGSQISTTAGNDRAGGDGGNITINTPFLIAVPNENSDILANAFTGRGGRVDITATGVYGIESRAQPTLQSDITASSTLGVAGVVEINTPDVDPSRGLIALPALVVNSPELVASECNAFIGKEGSSFTVTGRGGLPPSPDDFLSGDVVWSDTRNLATAGSVSNSTLYRRGLRASTYTAKMPSKTTERIAIIPATGWVFNNKGEVTLISNVSTTERFGSDDDTCLRR from the coding sequence ATGGGCAGAAAACAGGGGTGTCGTTTGTCTTGGGTAGTAGTTTTAGGGCTAGCAGGAGCGTTGAACGCATCTGCAAACGTGCAAGCTCAACAAGTAGTACCAGATACCAGTTTACCAGTTAACTCTGCGGTTACAGTTAACGGTAATAATTTTACAATTAATGGTGGAACTCAAGCAGGGAGAAATTTATTCCACAGCTTCAGTGAATTCTCTATTCCCAGCAACGGTTCGGCTTTTTTCAACAATGCCCAGACGATACAAAATATTATCAGTCGGGTAACTGGTTCGTCTGTATCTAATATTGACGGGATTTTGGGGGCAAATGGTACAGCTAATCTATTTTTCCTCAATCCCAATGGGATTGTTTTCGGACCGAATGCCAGCTTGAATGTCGGGGGATCGTTTGTAGCAACTACAGCAAATGCGATTCAATTTGGCAACGTCGGTTTTTTTAGTGCCTCAAACCCGAATAATCCTGCTTTATTAACAGTAAATCCTGACGCGTTGTTCTTCAATCAAATTGCTGCATCAAATCCGAATATCTCAACCACCGCTACTAATCTAAGTGTTCGTGATGGTCGGGGTTTGTTTTTGGTAGGTGGCAACATCAACATCGATAGCGGAAGACTAAACGCTTTCGGTGGTCGAGTTGAGTTAGGAGGACTAACGGAAGTAGGAACTGTAGGACTAAATTTGAGTGGTAACAATTTGAGTTTGAGTTTTCCGGATGCAGTAAAGCGAGGTAATGTGTCACTAACCAATGGCGCTGTAGTTGATGTGAGTGGTGGCAATAATGGTAATATTGCCATTAATGCTGGCATTGTGACGGTATCTGGTGGTGCAAATTTAATAGCCAATACCTTTGGACAAGGAAGTGCAGGTAGTATAGCGATCGCAGCTAGTGATGACATTTCTATAAGCGGCAACAATACAGCTTTGGGTAGCCAAGTATTTCCTCTTGCTGTGGGTAACGGTGGCACGATTAGTTTGAATGCACCAATAGTGCGAATATCAGATAATGCTGCTTTGATAGCCGACTCACAGGGCATAGGTAATGGTGGTAATATTGCCATTAATGCTGCCAAAGTCACGGTATCTAACGGTGCTAATTTAGCAGCAAACACTTTTGGACAAGGAAGTGCAGGTAGTATAGCGATCGCAGCTAGTGATGACATTTCTATAAGCGGCAACAATACAGCTTTGGGTAGCCAAGTATTTCCTCTTGCTGTGGGTAACGGTGGCACGATTAGTTTGAATGCACCAATAGTGCGAATATCAGATAATGCTGCTTTGATAGCCGACTCACAGGGCATAGGTAATGGTGGTAATATTGCCATTAATGCTGGCATTGTGACGGTATCTGATGGTGCGACCATGACAGCAAACACTTTTGCACAGAGAAATGCAGGCAGTATCGCAATTACCGCTACCGATGATATCTCAATAAATGGCAACAACACAATTTTAGGTAGTAGCCAATCATCAAGGGATGCTACAGGTAACGGTGGCACGATTAACCTAAATGCACCAAAAGTGATGATATTTGGTGGTGCTAACTTAATTGCCCATACCTTTGGACAAGGAAATGCAGGTAATATCGCGATCGCAGCAAGTGATGACATTTCTATAAATGGCAACAATACAGCTTTGAGCAGTCAAGTTTTTCCTGATGCACTAGGCAAAGGTGGCACGATTAGTCTGAATGCACCAATAGTTACAATATCAGATAATGCCGCAATCATAGCCGACTCACAGGGCAGAGGTAATGGTAGCAAAATTGCCATTAATGCAGGCATTGTGACGGTATCTGATGGTGCTAACTTAGCAGCAAACACATTTGGACAGGGAAATGCAGGTAGTATCGCAATTACCGCTACCGATGATATCTCAATAAATGGCAACAACACAATTTTAGGTAGTAGCCAATCATCAAGGGATGCTACAGGTAACGGTGGCACGATTAACCTAAATGCACCAAAAGTGATGATATTTGGTGGTGCTAACTTAATTGCCCATACCTTTGGACAAGGAAATGCAGGTAGTATCGCGATCGCAGCAAGTGATGACATTTCTATAAATGGCAACAACACAGCTTTGAGCAGTCAAGTGTTTCCTGACTCAGTGGGCAACGGTGGCACGATTAGTCTGAATGCACCAACAGTTAGAATATCAGATAATGCCGCAATCATAGCCGACTCACAGGGCAGAGGTAATGGTAGCAAAATTGCCATTAATGCAGCAAAATTGACGGTATCTAATGGTGCTAACTTAGCAGCAAACACATTTGGACAGGGAAATGCAGGCAGTATCGCAATTACCGCTAGCGATGACATTTCTATAGATGGGGGAAATACGGCGTTGGGTAGCCAAGTGTTCGGCGATGCTACAGGCAACGGTGGCACAATTAACCTAAATGCACCAAAAGTGACGGTATCTGATGGTGCTGCTTTGATTGCCAATACTTCCGGACAGGGAAATGCAGGTACTATAACAATTGATGCCGCCAATTCTTTGTTGATAGATGGGCAAGGCACGGGTTTGGGTACTCAAGTGTTGGGCAACGCCACAGGCAACGGTGGCACAATTAACCTGAATGCACCAAAAGCGACGGTATCTGATGGTGCTACTTTGATTGCCAATACCTCCGGACAAGGAAATGCAGGTACTATAACAATTGATGCCGCCAATCTGTTGATAGATGGGCAAGGCACAGGTTTGGGTACTCAAGTGTTGGGCAATGCCACAGGCAACGGTGGCACGATTAACCTGAATGCACCAAACGTGACGTTATCCGGTGATGCTGACATAGTTGCCAATACCGAGGCAAAGGGAAATGCAGGCACTATAAGAATTGATGCCGCCAATCTGTTGATAGATGGGCAAGGCACGGGTTTGGGTACTCAAGTGTTGGGCGATGCCACAGGCAACGGTGGCACAATTAACCTGAATGCACCAAAAGTGACGGTATCTGGTGGTGCTGACATAGTTGCCAATACCGAAGCGCAAGGAAATGCAGGCACTATAAGAATTGATGCCAAACAAGTATTTTTGGATGGACAAGCAAGCGATAAACAACCTCATGGTATAGGCAGCGCCGTCTTTGAGTCCGCCAGTGGAAATGGCGGACAGATTGTGATTAACACAGGGTCGCTTAATCTGACTAATAACGCTCAACTAATTGTTAGCAGCATTGGACAGGGAACTGCGGGAGAGATAAAGATTGACTCTGACTCTATTCGGCTCGATAACCAGTCTGGTATTCGAGCAACAACTGCATTTGGTAATGGTGGAAACATTTCCCTAAGAGCTAAAGACTTGTTACTCTTGCGTCGTGGCAGCCAAATTTCTACTACTGCGGGTAATGATCGAGCAGGGGGTGATGGCGGTAACATAACCATCAATACGCCATTTCTCATCGCTGTACCTAATGAAAATAGCGACATCTTGGCTAATGCTTTCACTGGCAGAGGTGGCAGAGTAGATATTACTGCAACAGGTGTATATGGGATTGAGTCCCGTGCCCAACCAACCTTACAAAGTGACATTACTGCTAGTTCTACATTAGGTGTTGCTGGTGTCGTCGAAATTAATACCCCAGATGTAGACCCAAGTCGTGGATTAATCGCCTTACCCGCGCTTGTAGTAAATTCACCAGAACTGGTTGCCTCAGAATGTAATGCTTTTATCGGCAAAGAAGGTAGTAGCTTCACCGTCACCGGACGCGGTGGTTTACCTCCCAGTCCTGACGATTTTCTCAGCGGTGATGTGGTGTGGTCAGATACTCGTAATCTTGCTACCGCAGGCAGTGTATCGAATTCGACGTTATATCGACGCGGTTTGAGAGCCTCAACTTATACTGCAAAGATGCCGTCCAAAACAACAGAGCGCATTGCCATCATACCTGCTACTGGTTGGGTATTTAACAATAAAGGCGAAGTAACGCTGATTTCTAATGTTAGTACTACTGAGCGTTTTGGGTCTGATGATGACACTTGCCTAAGACGCTGA